TAGCTGCATTCACCTTGGGGCAAGGCGCATAGTTAATTTCGGTTTGTGTCATGCAACACGAAGGCGCTGCCTTTGGCGCTTTGTATGCTGGCGCGCAACATGCTGAggatttgcttgctgcttgttgcggCCGACTGCGCTGATAGCCTGGATCAATCATAGTGCTTCTAGCCGCAGGCTCCTTGGAAAGATAAAactgttataaacaaatttttattactattCAAACTTACAAAATCCTGCATAGTTTGATTTTTGCCAAACCAACTGATTTCAGGCCCTTGgcattgttgctcttgttgttgttgttgttgcatgcgtTGCATATACGAACTTTGATtagcattgctgctgccacatggcTCATACTTTTGGTAGCCACTATTAGCAGCGttacatttttagtttaaaccAAAGCTTACCTgcgcataattttttgtttgctccgCTCGTGCTGCACGGCAGCAATTTGGCTTCTGTTGTGGCGCCTCGCGTATGTACAAAGGATTAAGCGGCGCGCCGCATGAACTATCCGCTGCTGTTTGTGTGCTATGCAGCGCTGGCGcctaaacaaaattgtttatttttaaacataaataaatgtgcgtaAAACCTACAAAATCATCATAAGCGCTTTGATcgcagctttgatttatatttgctcGTCGCTGATTGCCAAAGTTAGTTTCCATTGCAAATCTCGAGCTTTTGCCTGCGCAagcactttttgtttattaaataaatatatatgtatatttatgtatataaagcataaatttaagtaacTTACAGCGTTGCCTTTGCATGCTTTAGATTGTGgctaaaagaaattaatgtaaatttagtttgagaaaacaaaagaaattcaaaacttACAGGTCTCGAGGGCTGTAGTCCTATAATATTATGTGGATTGGGCTGCTGTGTGGGGCACTaagaaaaataagcaataaagaaaataagcttaaaataaatataaacaattctGCTACTTTAATTGTTGATGTGACCAACATTAATTGATCTATTTCGTGCCGAtaagacaaatatttaaagtgaattttgaaataaaataaaagcaaaattttagaACAATTATTGCAAGCAATGAAAGACATTACAATAGGCTTGGATTAGtgttagtttttaaataaaatttatgattgTAAAGCTGAGGCTTCTGTGGAGAGGCAGCGGAATTCGTAGGTGAATTGTTTGCCTaactgtttaataaattaatatgctaGTATACAAACGACTTGAGCTAAAATACATCTACGATTTCTATAATTAAACTTACAAAATTATCAATGCCTCTTTGGCAATCGCGTGTAGGTTTAGATGGTGCGCTCTTGGAGCGACAaggcgctggctgctgttgagcCTGCTGTGGTTGCATATACTGCATCGTGCTCGCCCAGCAAGGTTGCTgcaataatgaaaaattaatttgcttatattaacAAGTGCATTGGGACACACTTACGCCTTGTGCTGTCTTTGGCGGCGAGTGTCGATCGGTTGAGATTATGCATCGCTGTGTATCAGAGTCCGGTGAAGATGATGAGTGGGCTCGCTGCATCGTAGACGAATTGCAGGCGGTGCGGctattgctgctttttgcaacatttgtgaTCCGCGTGGCATTGGCGCGCGTTATGCCTACGCAACGATTGCAGGGCGGCAATCTCTGTGGGCTacaccgctgctgctgttgctgctgctgctgctgaaagcCAATTAAACGTGCTAGCGCGATGATCAGTTCATCGGGCAGCAGCACAGAGTTTCTAATCGGGCAGCAGCTCTTTATAGTTTGGCTTAGTCTGTGCACACTGTACTTACATGCAAtctattgttattttttttatgaataacGCGTCAAGTAatctaaacaaaatacaataaaaccTAACAGTCTAAACTAGTGTAAGATTTCTTGTAATTTTGGTTGTGCCTTGTTCATGTAAAAAatgtgcttaaaaaattagtaacatatttattaaagatttggattttgttaaaagtaaaaaatttgttagctaGACATTCTAGAAACTAGAATCAAAGGCAACTTAAACAagtgcattaaagttgggcgcaaccgaCTTTTATATACGCTTTGACAAACAATATAAGTATTCAGTATTCGGTGAGAACATGTCAAAGGctatgtttagtttatttaaaatttccgATTTTGTCAGTAGgctgacatttttgtttttcatttttatttgctaggGATGaggcagaaaaaaaatgtttagaaatataatttttaaatattttttaattgctttatattgtGTTATCCTTATTTTCGATTTGGGGCgaagaaataaaacaataaaataagaGCAATTATTGGAGGGGcgaagaaataaaacaaaataaaataaaagcaatatgTCCTGGGTATAATCACCTACATAGCAAATTTGGTTgatctagctcttatagtcaCTGAGTTTATgatgctcatacagacggaggAACGGACAGACGGATATGGCTGTATTGAataagtttgttttgctgatcaagaatatatatactttattggTTCTGTTACGCCAGTTACATACGTTTGGCTAACTTGCTCATAcccttttcctttttttccaAGTGTATACAAGTGATTTGCTCACTTTATAGCTCCAGATTAAATTGATTTCCACACTTGTgtttacttatatttattattgaactattttatattaatttttggcatattgatatattgattAGAATATTTGCTGGTCAAGCgtcaattgctgcaattgcagttcGACATAGTGCAAGTCCTTTGCTGTTTCCAGTTGATCAGTTGCTGCATTTGGACAGCCATCATGCCAGATAGTCAGTGGTGAGGTGGGGGCGGCGGCGGAGCCTTTCAATTTACAGTTCAGTTGTGCAGTGAGGTGTGCTAgaaatgtgggcgtggcatggaCATTTCGTGTGAAATCCAATTCATGCAGACTCGCCAACTGACTGACAATGAATTGTTGAACGGCACGTGCCACTTGCGGCcgctgtggcagccacttgaTGCTGCCATCGGCGGTGTCAAAGTGCAGCAATAGCTTGGAATGCCAGGCGAAGCGTTGCAGGCGCAGCAGCCCCAAGTGCCGCTGCAAGAGGCGCAACATACAAGCGTCGAACTGACATTGCAAGTTCTAATGCTACAATTTGacgaggagctgcagcagcttcttgcTGCGCACTCaaagcagccaggcaggcgGATATGGTGGCAGTGGCACTGGCTTTGTTGCAAAGGAAACACgtcaattgttgcaactgtgGCAGTTGCGCAATTTCCTTGGCCGTAGCACATATCGCGCACGCTGGCAGTTGCAACACTTGCAGCATTTGGCCGTATTCCATGTTGGCCCATTCagcgttgcagttgcaacttgctgtcgtcgtcgtcgtcgccgccgGCAGCAGTTGAAACACAATCAAGCgaggcagcgctgccaaaaGCAGGCGCACATCTGCGGGCGACACGCCCACACAAAcgcccagctgcagctgcgttaAGTTGCCGCAAATTTGCGCAATTAGAGGCAACACTTGTCTCTGACTTGACACAAAGCTCAAGCTACGCAGTCGTGTCAATTTGTCGCCGCCGCcttgtgtggcatgcagcagccagcgcatgACGGCCTTGCCCTGGCTCAAATTGTTGAGGCCACTTGTCAGCTGGCTCATGTAACCGAGCAATAGGCTTTGCTCATCCTCAgacagcagctttaattgcgGCTCCAGCTGCCAGTCGAAGGCGCTGCTCGCATATTTGCGTTGCCAAATTTGCAGCACCAGCTGCTTGAGACGCGTCGCGTTGAGTTGCAGCAATGCAAACTGATCCTTAATTGACAGCTGAGCACATATCAAAAGCAGGCAATCGTCATTGAGCGTTGTCAGCGTTACTGTGAATGGAATGAGATGAATGCATTAAACGGAAGCGCTCATGGCTAAGTTTGGCTTGGGCTTGTGGCAAATAATTCGCTTACCGCGCCGCTTTCGCTGCATTGTTCTTGTCGCGATGACTCAGCACGGCGTACTGCGTGTCGCCGCTCGAACTCTCTCTCTGCGTAATGCACACccttgtttttgttattgttttggaATCACTGTCAACTGTCCAGCTGATTGGCGCTCCCTGCAACGCggcacaacaaaaagcaacgcaCAAGCAACTCCAATTACAACTTGTATATGCTGCAATCGCAGACGGGACGTAGCTGTGGCCCCAGCTGTGTGGATATCAacaccagcacacacacacacacacacgacacAAGCATATTCAAAACTATTCCTTTAGTTTTCTGCTTAAAGTTGTGCGCGCACAGTGgtacaaatttcatttagcaagaatgcaaatatttattaaatatttttaaagctaattCTAAAAACGCTGCAGcacttaaaatttgttgttatataaattaagttaatatgAAATAGTTGACCAGAATTCTTAACTGCGTAAGGCTTTAATTGGTTTTATTCGCTAGACTTGAGTAGCAATTCCATTTAAAATGCTcagtgcataaaaaataatgcagtCAACTGAAGATTGACAAAAAATAGAGTTAAATAGCTAACATTTGGTTTTGGATGAGGCATCGTAGTCTGAATACTTTCTATCTAGTTTCTATCTTAAAGATACGCTTGATTTTCACAgctaaaattttgtaaaaaaatggaatgtattattattatttataatatttttttatagaaacTAGACTCGGATTATTGTCtaaaattcttatttttataatatttattcatgATGTTGAATAATCTTGACTGTGATTTATATCTAAACTTAATTCAACCCCTATAATGTATAACTGTGAATTCAACACGCTTGTCCCACTGTGCCTGACTAAAACTCAGTTGGTGGTGGTCGTTGGtgttataaaaatagctgcaacCCTGCCAGGGCAGAACGTCCGCTTAAAGTGCGGTTGAGTGCGGGttgaaagagaaagagagagagagcggttGAGAGTGAGGGAGTCAGCATGCTCTTTGCCATTCAGACCAGGCATAGCGCACACCACTGTGATTGCTTTTTATCGCCTCGGCAATGAAGATGCGtttggctatttttaaaaacgcTTAACGCTCTGATAAATGcatgaaacacacacacacacagaggctaCAATATGAATTTATGTATGAGGCTCAAGGGCCTTGAAATTCAACATATGCTTATACATTTGTGTCTGTCAGTCATAAACTATaacgacagagagagaaagagagaaaatcAAAATGCTATAGAAAAATACCAAAATTCGAAATTTATTGGACAAAATACGTTTtgtagaaaaacaaaatttaataacaaagttAGGCAATCAGCAGACAATTGTATGGCGACTTGGCGTCCCTTTCGTAAGCTACAGTTGTGCCGTTAATATGCGACGCCAACGCGGCGGCGGTCTGagcggagctgctgctggggcacaAGAACAGCTGGAGGCAGCCAGCGAGAGATCACGTACTTGCAAATTTCTGCACATGCTATGGAATTTGGTGCTGTTCATGGTCATAAGCATGATGATCTGCGTCTTTATGTGGCTGATATATCTCAGCATTGAGTACTATGCATGCAATTCGGAATATCGCTTCGCCAAGATGCGCATACGTTTCATTGAGCGCGAGCGTCGTCGCCAATTGGGCGGACGCATGCCGCTGTCGCCGCTGGAGCACGAGGTTAATCAGCAGCTGATGGCAATGAAGCTGGTCGATGAGCAAGTGTGGAATATCTGGCGCGATTATCAGCCGCGTCCGCACTTTCTCTCCAAGTACCAAATCAACGAGACTCTCATGTACAATCTGCTGCGTGCGATGCCCAAGGGCGGATTGTTGCATGTCCATGATGCGGGCATGTTCAAAACTGATTTGCTTTGCAACCTGACGCTCTACAGCGATTTGTGGGCCTGCATTGGTCCCCAGGGCAGCTTCGAGGACTTTCGCTTCTCCAAAAGCCATCCGAAAATACCTCCGCAGGACGATTATTTCTGCAATTGGATGTTAATGCGCAACTTTCGCCTGCAGTCCGATGACAGCTATGAGAAGAAGCTGCATCAAAGTCTGTCGCTGGATGCGCACAGCTTTATGAATGCCTCACATTTGGCACAGCACATGAAGCGAGCTCATCGTTTGATTTATGGTTTAGTTACCTATCGCCCCATATGGCCGACATTCCTAATGAATATGCTGGAGGATTTCTATAACGATGGCGTCAATTATATTGAATTGCGCTCCTCATTGCCAGTTGTGAGTAGTGTTGagcagttgtttttttttttctgctgttttAGCTTCACTTTTACTCTAGCTGTATGATCTGGAGGGTTCGAACTTTACCATCTTGGATACGGCATTTAGTGTGGTAACAGCCACGAACATATTTCGTTCCAGTCATACGGATTTCATTGGCATGAAGCTGATTTATGCACCAGTGCG
The DNA window shown above is from Drosophila busckii strain San Diego stock center, stock number 13000-0081.31 chromosome 3L, ASM1175060v1, whole genome shotgun sequence and carries:
- the LOC108597918 gene encoding LOW QUALITY PROTEIN: uncharacterized protein LOC108597918 (The sequence of the model RefSeq protein was modified relative to this genomic sequence to represent the inferred CDS: deleted 1 base in 1 codon) — encoded protein: MQRKRRVTLTTLNDDCLLLICAQLSIKDQFALLQLNATRLKQLVLQIWQRKYASSAFDWQLEPQLKLLSEDEQSLLLGYMSQLTSGLNNLSQGKAVMRWLLHATQGGGDKLTRLRSLSFVSSQRQVLPLIAQICGNLTQLQLGVCVGVSPADVRLLLAALPRLIVFQLLPAATTTTTASCNCNAEWANMEYGQMLQVLQLPACAICATAKEIAQLPQLQQLTCFLCNKASATATISACLAALSAQQEAAAAPRQIVALNLQCQFDACMLRLLQRHLGLLRLQRFAWHSKLLLHFDTADGSIKWLPQRPQVARAVQQFIVSQLASLHELDFTRNVHATPTFLAHLTAQLNCKLKGSAAAPTSPLTIWHDGCPNAATDQLETAKDLHYVELQLQQLTLDQQIF
- the LOC108600893 gene encoding adenosine deaminase 2; translated protein: MRRQRGGGLSGAAAGAQEQLEAASERSRTCKFLHMLWNLVLFMVISMMICVFMWLIYLSIEYYACNSEYRFAKMRIRFIERERRRQLGGRMPLSPLEHEVNQQLMAMKLVDEQVWNIWRDYQPRPHFLSKYQINETLMYNLLRAMPKGGLLHVHDAGMFKTDLLCNLTLYSDLWACIGPQGSFEDFRFSKSHPKIPPQDDYFCNWMLMRNFRLQSDDSYEKKLHQSLSLDAHSFMNASHLAQHMKRAHRLIYGLVTYRPIWPTFLMNMLEDFYNDGVNYIELRSSLPVLYDLEGSNFTILDTAFSVVTATNIFRSSHTDFIGMKLIYAPVRQYNDSKLNIYLRNAQILKAHFPNFVVGFDLIHFGNECDLPALSTNLQLLHISKEIDFYFHAGESRCVHRTAATEPDENLIDALLLGSKRIGNALNLPLHPEVLKAMRRLNVAAEVCPLSNHYMQYVNDMQQHPAAYLIAAGYPMVIGSDYPYLWNAAPLTDDFYVAFVGIANSGANLRLLKQLALNSFLYSSLHGDEKAHAIAKWRRNWDQWIVSFVSQG